The nucleotide sequence GACGTTGACCGGCACCTCGTACGACAGGCCGGCGTCGAGACACGAAACGCCGCGGACTACCGGCCCTCGCCGCTGCGGCGGTCGGCCGACAGTCCGGAACACTCGGACCGTCGACCGCCTCACTCCCCATCGCGGTTCTCCCCCTCTCGGGCCCCGCTACTCGCGCAGCGCCCGCGCCTGTACGCGTCCGGGTTCGGCGACGGTAAAGCGGTCGCCGACGACCGCGTGTTCGATCACCCGGGGATACCGAAACGAGGCGGCGTGGTGGCCGAGCGCGCCCGGATCGGCGCCGAACCCGCGCCACATGTCGTAGTGGGTCGGGAGGAGTCGGTCGAGTTCGAGTTGGGTGGCCGCCTCGACGATCTGATTTTCGTCCATGTACCAGCGGTTCCGTTCGACCGTGTCGGTCTCGGGGTCGTAGGTGTTCGCGACGGAGCCGAACGCGAGGGCGCCGACATCGACGTCGAACGAGTCGGCGACGGTCCCGAAGGCCTCCGGCGCCGGCCGACTGTCGCCGCCGTGGAAGAAGGTCCCCGAGTCGTGTTCGACCACGTAGCCCACCTCCGCGATGGCGTCCGGGTCGTTGGCCGCCACCGCGTGGATCGTGAGGTCGCCGACGGTGAACGTGCGTCCGGGTTCGACGACGTGTTTCCGCTCGTTCGGCACCCGCATCTCCCCGTCGTAGTCGGGCTCCTCGTACGCCGCCGTGGTCGCGTACACGTCCGCACCCAACTCCTCGACGAGCGGGCCGTACGACGGCGGATGCATGTGATCGATGTGTTCGTGGGTCGCCAACACCGCGTCACACTCGGTCGCGTCGGCGGGATCGAGGGGGACGGGGATCATGCGGACGAGGTTCGGCGGATCGCCGTCGCCGAAGTACGGGTCGATGTAGACGGTGGCCTCGGGGGACCGGAGGACGAACCCGTTGCAGCCGAGATACCACAGGATCAGTTCGTCGGGGTCGGTCCCCTCGATCTCCTCGCGGACGAACCAGTCGCCCCACGTGGCGTGAATCATACGCCGAACACCACGACTGCGGGGATAATTCCTTTGACGATCCCACCGCCCACGTGGACGACGGATCCCCACTGACACGACTGCTATCCCACGGATTGTGCCGCGCTCGGCACGTGGAATCCCCTCTCGATCGTGTGTTCGGCGGTTCGCGTGCCACACGGTCGCCGACCGTACGGCCGACCGATACGACACATTATTCACCCCGCGGGGTACGATGGCGTGCATGGTCAACGAGGAGTTGGTTACCGGCGTCCGTACCGTCTGTGACGTCGTCGAAACCGCTCTCGGTCCGTTCGGGGCGAACAAACTGCTGATACAGCGGGACGGCACGGTGACGGCGACCGCCTCGTCGACGGAGCTACTCGATCGATTCGACGTGTCCGATCCGGCCGTCACGCTCCTGGACACCGCCGCGTCGGACTTCCACGACGCCTACGGCGACGGCACGGGGACCGTCGTGACGCTGGTCGGTGCCCTCCTCCGGGAGGCGGACCGCCTCGTCGAACGCGGCCTCCACCCGACGGCGATCGAACGCGGGTTCCGCGAGGGGCTGGACGTCGCGCTCGACGCGGTCGACGGCGCGGCCCACCCGCTCT is from Haloplanus salinarum and encodes:
- a CDS encoding MBL fold metallo-hydrolase; this translates as MIHATWGDWFVREEIEGTDPDELILWYLGCNGFVLRSPEATVYIDPYFGDGDPPNLVRMIPVPLDPADATECDAVLATHEHIDHMHPPSYGPLVEELGADVYATTAAYEEPDYDGEMRVPNERKHVVEPGRTFTVGDLTIHAVAANDPDAIAEVGYVVEHDSGTFFHGGDSRPAPEAFGTVADSFDVDVGALAFGSVANTYDPETDTVERNRWYMDENQIVEAATQLELDRLLPTHYDMWRGFGADPGALGHHAASFRYPRVIEHAVVGDRFTVAEPGRVQARALRE